The nucleotide window CGATGAATGCCTTTGAGCTTATCTCTACATCCCAGGGCCTGAATCTCAATAGtctttttgagaaaaaaatggtatggtcaaattttttttataaaaaaagtaaaattgtaaTTGTTATATTTCACATTGTAGTTTCTCTGTTTGCATTATTAGCAAGTCTTatcttttcctctttggtTCTGCTTGCGTAAAGTTTAAGAAGACAGCTGACATTTCCTTAACTAACCAGGAACTTGTTAAAAGAGAAACAAGATTCACATCCAAAAGTCCTGCTAATGAGATAATTTCGAAAATTGAGGAAGCTGCAGGACCTTTGGGTTTTGgtgtaaagaaaaataacttcAAGGTACAATgactgctctctctctctctctctctctgtgcatgATGTGATATGAGTTTCCGTTTCTCTTTCCCTGGTAACATAATTTAAAGCTGAGGAAATGCATCTATATGTAACACAACCTCATTTCATTTTATCCATCTCAGCTGAAGCTTCAAGGTGAAAAAACTGGACGTAAAGGTCATTTATCTGTTGCAACAGAGGTATGCCtctttcactttctttttttcctgttGAGTTGACGCCCCTTTTGACAAATGGGATACAAACTAACTTTCTTTTCCAGATTTTTGAGGTGGCCCCGTCACTCTACATGGTTGAGCTCCGCAAGTCTGGGGGAGACACTCTGGAATTTCACAATGTATGTTATTGCAATGTTGATGCAATCATGGCATCTAATAAGTATTGTATATTCATCTAATTAAGAGCAATTAGGGGCTCTTCACAAATAATAGCCTCTGGGCTTCACCTGTTGCTTGCAAAATTTAATTGCTAGCAGTTGGTGGGCTAAAGCTGGGTCGGCACCCCGCTTGCTTTATTACATAGCAAGCAGCAAATGGCAAGGGAATTTTATGCTGATTTAAATAAGAGGATTTATCCTCATATGGCCACATGATGTGGGCTGGATATAGAAGTGAGAATTATTTTCAGTCTGAGTTTGGTATACCCATCGGCCTAGAAAGTCAGCACCAGATTGAGTTTTACCAGGTTGAGCCAGACAGACCAGACTGATCACGTTTGGCCATGcatgtttttacttttctttgatttttcaagTAAAAGTAAGAAGATGTAGAGCGCCGCTCAAGGATCGGACATGTATTATTAGTCCCCTACGACGTTAGGTTTATTGCCCATCTAGCTGCTGCTTGCACAACGTTTAAAACTCCCGTTACAACAGAGCATGCACAAATCCTTTTTATTCTTGTTTTgtgttgtgaatttttttcatttgcatGTTTTCACTTGACTCTCTTAAATTTacagttctacaagaacctgTCGACGGGGCTGAAAGATATTGTTTGGAAATCAGGAGAtgaatcaaggaaggaagcggAAGATGGTAAGTCTCAATTCCTAATCTGTAGAAACTCAAAGGATTAATCAGAGTGTCCTGCTCTCCTTTCCTAATAATCACTTTGAAAGCAAGACCCTAAGACACCTTTTCTCCTGCAGGTGCCAGTGCCGGTGCTCTGCCATCTTGATGATTGGCTTCCTTGACAGAACATACTGACGGGTTTCTTTgctattttctgtttctttattcaaaaaatttgagtGAACCTCATCAGATGTCAGTTGTTGAATGAATACAGACAGTATGGCTTGCAGAATTATCTATAAAAAGTACTTGGGGTATTTGCTTTGAGTGAACCTGTCATTCAGAAGTCATTTGTTAGATACTTGGTGCAGTTTGGGTTGGGAATTAAATGTATTATACTTGTTAGTTGTTGTTGtatcctttgagagagaacaaaataaaacgtGAAATCTAATTTCTCTCTACAAATACAAACACATTCCACAGGGAAAATATGTAATCAAACAGTTGTTCATCCTCTCTCTGTCCCCCTCTTTCTATGTTTATTACATCTGTGTAATGATACATGCAAGTTGTATTTACTTTTGGATTCAACTTGGGGTGCAAAATAAAGAGTATTCAAGGTATGTTTTCGTAATATCTTGTGATCCATAAAGGAGTATGGAGCTGTTATTGGCACTTCAAAATAGTTATCTTACAAAGTGAAATATAAACACATCAACaccaaaatacaaagaaaaaattatatattaaacaCATCACTTgagatttaaaattttcagaatagTTTTGGTGATTTCAACGTTTTTTTGTCCAGTAATTTGGGAAGACAGTCGGATGATTTGCTTTGTTGGTAAATTCCAAATTCAACCGTTGAATGCAACgcaaacatattttttttttttgaaaaaataactcttgtataaaaaatatcaataaaaatcatattgTCAAGTTTTAGGTAagatattaataaataaatataaaagtttttatataaaataattgtcCAAGACCAACCAGGCTCGTCTAGTCCCATTGTCCGGTAGTGAGGTCCAACCAACGAAATTTCAAACCGAACCCGCCCCGCCCAACATACATATCAGTCGGACCCGTAAAACCCAACCCAGATTTGgccagagaaaaaaaaaatagtgagTATCATTTACGCGCCACGCATTCGCTACTCGCTATAAAACGAGCTGCCAGTACGCATTCTCCCATTCTCTGCTTTCGAAAAAATTTGTGGGGAAAATCAACGACCATGAGAGAGGAGGTCATCAGCTCCGGAGGGACCATTGATCCTACTCCTGCTGCCAGGTACCCTATCCCTCCCCttgctctcttctctctctatctccctGTTCACATGGCTTTTCGGTCTTCgttttccttcaatttctcttGCTGATCTAATTAGGGTTTTGCATTTGCTTGCTATTGGTTCGAGCTGTGAGTGTAGTATACCAATTTGCGTTGTCAGTATTAGGGTTTTGGTTATTTCTGTGGTGAATTGGTCAATTCACGCTTCTGTTTGGTTACTGTGAAAGTGGAGTGCACGAATTTCAGCTAAATTACCAAGTGTTGCATGTTTTTTCAGCTTAATTTAGATTaagcttttgttcttttctagGTGAAAGAATTACACTATACTCAGTTACAATTTATTACATGTATTATTGTTAATTCGATTTTCCTTATATATGTTTCATTTCTGCGTTTTAGTTCGGCGGGTGCATCTTCACCAACTGTTCCGGCAAATGTGGGGAGTGTAGATGGGTCTATTCATGGACAAGGCTCCAAAGGAGCATCTATATCTTGTGTTGGTTCACAACCCCCAATGACGTCTTTGAGCACGAGTGctgctggtggtggtggtgggggtaGTTCTGTTTTTGGATCATCAAGACTGTCATGTAGACCTTGGGAAAGAGGAGACTTACTGCGTCGCTTAGCTACCTTTAAGCCTTCAAATTGGTTTGCAAAGCCCAAGGTTTTCACTTTAGCTATTATTtccataaacaaaaattttaaatctgAAGTCTTTCTGTACTTATTTGAGTTGTAACGGTAAACTTTGCAACACTGATACTTCCATTATAAAGTCATTTAGATGCATAAATGTGTGCATGTATACATACACATAAACTATACCTattatatgaatatatatatatatatatataatgactgtacttttttttatattttagttttatgtTATCGAAATGAAataccttttcttttgttgttgttgttttttttgtttttggctatAGAATTGTCATATCAAGGGATTTATATAGAAAGATGAAATCTATGGtgatatttttaaatattcaacTGGTTATTGTGATTTGTAGCTCAAATTATGAGTTTCTTTTATAATGTTACTCAAATGAAGCTTTTTGacattttatatgtttcagaGCATCTAACTGTTGCTTTTGTCATTGCCTGCAGGTCATCAGTTCATTGGCATGTGCTCGGAGAGGTTGGGTGAATGTTGATGTTGATAAGATTGCATGTGAATCATGCAGTGCATCCctgggtttttctttattgccATCTTGGACCCCTGATGAAGGTTAGCTACTGCTGTCTTAGGGGCTTTCTcgttatttgattttaaagcATTGTCgtttaaagtttatgtttataGACCTACATGCTCTGCATTTATtgtaagaaaaaattgaaacattcCGCTAAGAATGTGACTTCTTATATTGTTAATGCATTATGTAATTTTGGTTTCAAGTGGTTGTTTAGTCTACGATATCTATATTTGATGGTTGCAAAATTACCATCTAACTGGAAGTTGCTGAGTCCAAACTGTGGGACAGAGTTGAATTCCTTGCTTCAAGTTAGGCTTCCCTGTGACCTTGTCTAAGCGTTTAAAGGATGTCCCCTGTGGTTTGATCCAATGTATGCTGTTTGGGGCTAAGTGTTGTTTGGATTAGTGTGGTCTTGTCTATTTTTAGTTGGGTTTTCCTTTTGGACTTCTTGCCCACCATGCTATGTACTTCTCTTTTTACTTGTTAATAGAATTATTGTTTCTTATAAAATATAGTATAATAATGCAAATCTTCAGTTTTAGAATAAGTTATTTGCCTTCCTATTTTCCttctgataaaaaaaattagttaagAATACAATAACTTTGTCTGTTCCTGTTTTTTAatcctttttttgttctttccttttcatttcaatGTGAAGTTCAAAATGCAGCAGAAGTCTTTGTCAAGCAGCTGGATTCTGGTCACAAAGTTGCTTGTCCTTGGAGAGGAAACAGCTGCCCAGAAAGCCTGGTGCAATTCCCTCCtacccctcagtctgccttaATTGGGGGATATAAGGATAGATGTGATGGACTTTTGCAATTCCACTCTCTACCTAAAGTAGCTGCATCTGCAGTTGAGCAAATGTGGGTTTCTCGGGGTCCACAGGTTGACCGCTTTCTGTCCCAGTCGCAGAATCTTATGGGAGGGGAAGTAGATTTTAAATCAGAAAGTATACCAGAACTGGAAAGCTCCCGAGATGGAGCAATCTTTTTATATTCTCGTGTAAGatttatttatgaacttcCTGCTTGTGATTTGTTGACTTGGTCAATTACGTACTACTCAATTACATGTTCTTCTAACCCAGTTCCTTTCCTTTATCAGGCTCAGAGGCTTATAAGTCTTTGTGGATGGGAACCGAGATGGCTTTTGAATATTCAGGACTGTGAAGAACATTCAGCCCAATCAGCTAGAAATGGATATTCTATTGGGCCTACGTATGCCCAGATCCATCTTTCACAGGAACCTGGATCAAGCAGGAAAGCAGTTTCTGCTTCTGCTAGAAAGGATGCTGGAAAGAATAAAGTGTTAGTTAAGGAATCTAGAGGTGATCTCAGGTCACCTTTACTAGATTGCAGCTTATGTGGTGCTACAGTTAGAATTTTGGATTTCTTAACCATTCCTCGCCCTGCACGATTTACTCCCAACAACATTGATATTCCTGACACAAGCAAGAAAATGGGATTGACACGTGGGGCAAGTGCAGCCAGCGGGATTAGTGGTTGGGTTGCTGCTGATGATGCAGAGAAAGAACAGACTGAAGACCGTGATGAGGTAGCAACAACAACTGGGGGGAGTTTGGTTCCAAAATCAGATGTTGATTTGAATCTCACAATGGGAGGTGGTTTCACTTTTAACCAATTCGGCAGAACAGAAATGTCCGGAAACATTCACGATGTAGATATGGGAAGGGATCTGATGATTGGGCAACCTGCAGGCAGTGAGGTTGGTGATCGTGCAGCTTCATATGAATCAAGGGGTCCCAGCTCTCGTAAACGGAGTTTGGAAAAAGGTGGCAGCTCTGTTGATAGGCCACATTTAAGGACGCAGCAGGCTGATAGTGTTGAAGGAACTGTCATTGATCGTGATGGTGATGAAGTTACTGATGGTGGACAATATTCAGCTGGGCCTTCAAAACGTGCTCGTGATTCAGATATTTTCGATACGCATTGTTCGTCTGGTGCTGGTCCGAGTCATTCAATGGGTCTTGAAATTTATGCTGATGGTAATAGAGTTGCTTCGTTTCAGCAAGGTAGTGATCAATTTGCAGGAATCCATTCGAATAGGGATTCGGCACGTGCGTCGTCAGTTATTGCAATGGATACAATCTGTCACGGTACGGATGATGACTCTATGGAAAGTGTTGAAAATTACCCGGGAGATGTTGATGATGTTCATTATGATACTCATTTCCCCACTTCTAGTACATATGGAAATCTGGACATGAATGATACATCAGAATTGAATAATAGTAATCAAGCTCAGCAGAGCATTGGTTTCCAACCTGTTGCTGATGTGATTCCTGGGGAAATGGGTGTTAGTAGTACAAATGATGGGGAAGAAATTTTCAACACAGAAACCGTGACTGCTCAGGCGCGGGATGGGTTTAGTTTCGGGATTAGTGGAGGAAGTGTTGGAATGTGTGCTAGTCATGAAGCTGAGATTCACGGGGCTGATGTATCTGTGCATAGAGCAGATAGTGTAGTTGGTGATGTGGAGCCCAGAACTGAAGATGCTGAAAATCAGGGCCAGACAGGCGAATCTGCCCCAGATCCTGGACTGATGGATGAAATTGTTCCTGATGAAATAAATAGGGAAGATCCACACGGTGATAGCCAGGAGATGCTATCTCGATCTGTAGGGAGGGCTGATAGTGGCTCAAAGGTTGATGGGTCTACTAAGGCTGAATCTGTGGAAAGTGGTGAAAAGATTAGTCGAAGCTGCAAGTTAGAGAACAATGCCCGCCCTTCTCTTTCATGCAATGCTAATGTTTACTCAAATTATAGAACAACCAAAAAGGAGGTCAAAAATGCTGGCAAATCTTCATTTACGAACAATTGTGTGTACCAAGAATCAGAATATGCAGTTGCGAATGGGATAGGTAAAAATCTATATTTTGGGCAGTTATGTTCCTGTATCATATCTCACCTCCCAATTCTTCTAAAGAAACTTTGTACGAATATGAAGACAGTTTCTTCTATTCTTTCTTATGTTTACTTTTAGGGATGGTGAATGATTAAGATTTTTAGAGCAATACCTTTTCTTCGTTGACTTTTgttattgaagttgaaaaGTGATGCTTACTGTTTAAGATATTTGTGACTGACAGTTTAACATCTTAAATATATGTTAAAAAGGATTTagtcatttatatatatttttatgctTTTTGATTGGTGTTATGTTAACTCTATTTGGTTATTCAGGACCTCCAAAAGGTGAGAGCAATTATGAAGAACCTATGGAATTTGATCCAATTGGCCATCACAACCAGTTCTGCCCCTGGGTCAATGGGaatgttgctgctgctggcaGTAGTGGCCGTGGCCCTGGTACCAGTGCTGATGTTGTTGCACTTTGTGGCTGGCAGCTGACCTTAGATGCGCTTGATGCTTTGCGTTCCCTGGGGCAGGCTGCAATTCAGACGGGACAGTCCGAGTCAGCAGCATCTTTATACAaggtttatttcttttatatttatacttTGGTGTTGTAGATCCCACATTTATAATTTGGTTTGGTGTTATAGATCCAACATTTATACTCAAGTGTGTGCATCCTCTGATCCAACATTTATAGTTTAACCAGCTTCTCTTTTCCCCTTACCATTTGAACAATATCTTCTTGTTGCACCATATGCATTGATTGCATTTCTACTTACAGGATGAACACCAAAACCCTGGCC belongs to Prunus persica cultivar Lovell chromosome G4, Prunus_persica_NCBIv2, whole genome shotgun sequence and includes:
- the LOC18780664 gene encoding uncharacterized protein LOC18780664; amino-acid sequence: MSSRSAAGSRTRVGKYELGRTLGEGNFAKVKFARNVETSENFAIKILDKEKVLKHKMIGQIKREISTMKLIRHPNVIRMYEVMASKTKIYIVLEFVTGGELFDKIASKGRLKEDEARNYFQQLINAVDYCHSRGVFHRDLKPENLLLDVNGILKVSDFGLSALPQQVREDGLLHTTCGTPNYVAPEVINNKGYDGAKADLWSCGVILFVLMAGYLPFEDSNLMALYKKIFKADFTCPPWFSSSAKKLIKRILDPNPFARITIAEVIENEWFKKGYKPPSFEQVDVSLDDVDSIFNESGESQNLVVERREVRNVAPVTMNAFELISTSQGLNLNSLFEKKMELVKRETRFTSKSPANEIISKIEEAAGPLGFGVKKNNFKLKLQGEKTGRKGHLSVATEIFEVAPSLYMVELRKSGGDTLEFHNFYKNLSTGLKDIVWKSGDESRKEAEDGASAVRSNQRNFKPNPPRPTYISVGPVKPNPDLAREKKNSEYHLRATHSLLAIKRAASTHSPILCFRKNLWGKSTTMREEVISSGGTIDPTPAASSAGASSPTVPANVGSVDGSIHGQGSKGASISCVGSQPPMTSLSTSAAGGGGGGSSVFGSSRLSCRPWERGDLLRRLATFKPSNWFAKPKVISSLACARRGWVNVDVDKIACESCSASLGFSLLPSWTPDEVQNAAEVFVKQLDSGHKVACPWRGNSCPESLVQFPPTPQSALIGGYKDRCDGLLQFHSLPKVAASAVEQMWVSRGPQVDRFLSQSQNLMGGEVDFKSESIPELESSRDGAIFLYSRAQRLISLCGWEPRWLLNIQDCEEHSAQSARNGYSIGPTYAQIHLSQEPGSSRKAVSASARKDAGKNKVLVKESRGDLRSPLLDCSLCGATVRILDFLTIPRPARFTPNNIDIPDTSKKMGLTRGASAASGISGWVAADDAEKEQTEDRDEVATTTGGSLVPKSDVDLNLTMGGGFTFNQFGRTEMSGNIHDVDMGRDLMIGQPAGSEVGDRAASYESRGPSSRKRSLEKGGSSVDRPHLRTQQADSVEGTVIDRDGDEVTDGGQYSAGPSKRARDSDIFDTHCSSGAGPSHSMGLEIYADGNRVASFQQGSDQFAGIHSNRDSARASSVIAMDTICHGTDDDSMESVENYPGDVDDVHYDTHFPTSSTYGNLDMNDTSELNNSNQAQQSIGFQPVADVIPGEMGVSSTNDGEEIFNTETVTAQARDGFSFGISGGSVGMCASHEAEIHGADVSVHRADSVVGDVEPRTEDAENQGQTGESAPDPGLMDEIVPDEINREDPHGDSQEMLSRSVGRADSGSKVDGSTKAESVESGEKISRSCKLENNARPSLSCNANVYSNYRTTKKEVKNAGKSSFTNNCVYQESEYAVANGIGPPKGESNYEEPMEFDPIGHHNQFCPWVNGNVAAAGSSGRGPGTSADVVALCGWQLTLDALDALRSLGQAAIQTGQSESAASLYKDEHQNPGQKLLRHHSMSRSQGQH